The stretch of DNA TCGACCGTCCGCCGCACAATCTGGTCGAGTATTCGCTGCTGCAGGGGATCATGGACGGACTTTCGGGTGCCGTCGAGCGCGGCGCACGCGCCGTCCTGCTCAAGAGCGCACTACGCAATTTCTCTGCCGGGGCGGACCTCGCAATGTTCATGCAGCCGACGGGCGATACAGGCGAGAGGCCCAAAGGCCCCAGCGTGACCGAATTCCTCGAAGCGGTCGAATCCACGCCCATCCCGATTGTTACCGCGATCCACGGCGTATGCTTGGGCGGCGGGCTCGAGATAGCCCTCACCACCGACTACATCATCGCCGCGCGTTCATCCCGCATCGGGTCGGTTGAGGTGACGCTCGGCCTCGCACCGATCATGGGCGGCGTCCAGCGGCAGGTCGAACGGATCGGCCTGGTGCGTGCCAAGGAAATGTCGATGCTTGGGCGGCGCTACGATCCCGAGACGCTGGCTGCATGGGGGTTGATCAATGCCGTCGTCGATGACGACAAGCTGGAAGGTGCCGCGCTGGCTATTGCCGAGGAGTTCGCCAATGGGCCGACCGTTTCCACCGGATCAACCAAGGCACTTGCCCGTCTGGCCGCGAATGAGGGCATTGCGGCAGCCGATGCGGCCATGGCCGAGTTGCAGAAGCCGATCTGGAAGTCGGATGACCTCAAGACCGGGCTCGATTCCTTTATGAAGCGCGGGCCCGGACAGGCCCGGTTTGCGGGGCGCTGATGGCCGGGCCGCTTTCCGGACTCAAGGTCGTCGACTTCAGCCGCGTCCTCGCTGGGCCATTGTGCTCGCGTACGCTCCTCGATCTCGGGGCGGACGTGACCAAGGTGGAGCCACCGATGGGTGACGTCACCCGCTACGCCGCGCCGACCACGGGCGCGATGTCGGGCTATTTTGCCCAGCAGAATGCAGGCAAACGCAATGTCTGCCTCGACCTCAACGTCCCGGCTGCACGCGAAATCGCGCTGCGCCTGTGCGATGGCGCAGATATCGTGGTCGAGAATTTCCGGGCTGGTGCGCTGGCCAGTTTCGGACTCGATTATGCCAGCGTTGCAGCGCGCAATCCGGCTGTGATCTACTGCTCGATCACCGGATATGGGCAGGGTGGCCCATGGCGTAGCCGAATGGCCTATGCGCCCACCGTCCAGGCTGAGGCCGGATTCACTGCCACCAGCGAAGTGCATTACGGCGACAAGCTCACCGCGCCCGCCACGGACAGCCTTAGCCATGCCGACGTCTATGCCGGGTTGCAGGGGGTGATCGCGATCCTCGCCGCGCTCAATGCGCGCAACCAGACTGGCAAGGGCCAGTATATCGACGTGGCCATGGCCGCGACGCTGCTAGCGGTGAATGAGAAGGCCCATATCGCGCTTTCAGGCCTCGATATCGGCGACGAACCTCCGGTTCTCGGCGCCACCGACTGCCCCTTCTTTACCGGGCCCGACGGTGAACGGATCATTGTGGCTTCGAGCATCATCGGCAGCCTGACATTCCGCTTCTTCCTGTCGGCGATGCGCCGCGCCGACCTGGCCAAGGACCCCCGCTTTGCGACAGCGGCGGACCGGCGCAAGAACCTGCCCGAGTTGCATGCGATCATCCAGCGATGGATCGACGGCTTCCCGAACAAGCGCGCGCTCGACGCACAATTCGACGAAGCCAAGATCGCCATGGGCGAAGTGCGCACGATGCAGCAGCTCGCCGAATCGGAGTGGGCGGACTACTGGGGCGCGACGCATAAGGTGCCTGATCGCGCCGGCGGCGAATATACGCTCCCGGGTCGGCCATGGCGCTTCTCCGAAAGCGCGCTCGATGCGCCCGGCGCACCCGCATTCCAGGGCGAGCACAATGACGCGATCTGTCGTGAACTGGGCTTCTCCGAAATCCAGATTGCCAGCGCCCGCAAGGCCCGCGGTCTGCTCGCCCCGCGAGTGCCCGAGGCGGCTGGATCCAAAGCGGCAAGGCAATGATCCCGAATCTTGCGCTGGGAATCATGCCGAGCGGCCTTGTCGCGCGGATAGACGGTTTCGCTATCGGGCTTCTCGACCTCGCCCGGGTCGGCGAATTGCCCGTCACAAAAAGCGAACACACGCTGTTGGGCGAGACACACCTCAACGCGTTCCTGGCACTGGGCCCGCAACGGCACCGGGAAATCTATGAGGCCCTTTACCAATTGCGGGTTCGCAACCCGGACCGCCTTTGGTCCATTGGACAGCCCATCGAGAAAGCGCCAATTCAACTTGGGCTCGCTCCGGGGGACTTCGTCGATTTCTACGCCAGCCGGCACCATGCCGCACGCTGCGCGCGACTGACCGGCAACGCGGACCTGCTGCCCGAGGCCTGGGATTGGATGCCGCTGGCCTATCATGGTCGCACCGCCGGCATTGTAGGCAGTAACGCCAAGATCAACCGGCCTTCAGGCTGGATGAACGGCAGGACCGGTTGGGCCCTTCAAGCAAGCCGCATGCTCGATTACGAGATGGAGCTTGGCTTCGTCATGCGTCATTCGACGGAGCCTGGCGAGCAACTTACTGTAAATGATTTCGACGATGCGGTCTTTGGCGCGGTGCTGGTCATCGACTGGAGCGCGCGCGACCTCCAGGGCAATGAGGCAAAGCCGCTCGGCCCGTTTCACTCCAAGGCCTTTGCCACGCAGGTCGGCCACTGGATCGTCCCGCTCGAAGTGCTGGCCCGATGCAGTGAGCCTGCTGACGACCTTCGTCCCAAAGGGCGCCGCCCCGCCAAAGGCAACATCTACGACATTCGGTTCGAAGCAATGCTCAAGTCCCGCAAGGGGCAGTCTGCCGTCGCCGGTTCCGCCAATCTCAAAGATATGGGTTGGACCCCCGCCGAGATGATGGCCCACCTCACGCAAAGCGGGGCACCGGTGCGCAGCGGCGACCTGTTCGCCACCGGCACGATTTCCGGCCCAGGACGCGACGAAACCGGATGCCTGCTGGAACGCTTTGCCGAAGGAACTGCGCCCCTGATGGTTGGCGATGAGCAACGCCACTATCTGGCTGACGGCGACAAGCTGTCCGTGACCGCACATATGCAAAAGGACGGGCAGTCCATTGCATTCGACACGCTGCATGGTTCAATCGCAGCATCGCAAACACACAGGGAGCCATCGCGATGAAGGTCAAATCATTCAAGGGCATGACATGCTCGATTGCCGGAGCCCTCGAGTGGGTGGGCGACCGCTGGACCA from Erythrobacter mangrovi encodes:
- a CDS encoding enoyl-CoA hydratase/isomerase family protein — translated: MSQSADQGAPVKVEGKGPLTILTLDRPPHNLVEYSLLQGIMDGLSGAVERGARAVLLKSALRNFSAGADLAMFMQPTGDTGERPKGPSVTEFLEAVESTPIPIVTAIHGVCLGGGLEIALTTDYIIAARSSRIGSVEVTLGLAPIMGGVQRQVERIGLVRAKEMSMLGRRYDPETLAAWGLINAVVDDDKLEGAALAIAEEFANGPTVSTGSTKALARLAANEGIAAADAAMAELQKPIWKSDDLKTGLDSFMKRGPGQARFAGR
- a CDS encoding CaiB/BaiF CoA transferase family protein, which encodes MAGPLSGLKVVDFSRVLAGPLCSRTLLDLGADVTKVEPPMGDVTRYAAPTTGAMSGYFAQQNAGKRNVCLDLNVPAAREIALRLCDGADIVVENFRAGALASFGLDYASVAARNPAVIYCSITGYGQGGPWRSRMAYAPTVQAEAGFTATSEVHYGDKLTAPATDSLSHADVYAGLQGVIAILAALNARNQTGKGQYIDVAMAATLLAVNEKAHIALSGLDIGDEPPVLGATDCPFFTGPDGERIIVASSIIGSLTFRFFLSAMRRADLAKDPRFATAADRRKNLPELHAIIQRWIDGFPNKRALDAQFDEAKIAMGEVRTMQQLAESEWADYWGATHKVPDRAGGEYTLPGRPWRFSESALDAPGAPAFQGEHNDAICRELGFSEIQIASARKARGLLAPRVPEAAGSKAARQ
- a CDS encoding fumarylacetoacetate hydrolase family protein gives rise to the protein MIPNLALGIMPSGLVARIDGFAIGLLDLARVGELPVTKSEHTLLGETHLNAFLALGPQRHREIYEALYQLRVRNPDRLWSIGQPIEKAPIQLGLAPGDFVDFYASRHHAARCARLTGNADLLPEAWDWMPLAYHGRTAGIVGSNAKINRPSGWMNGRTGWALQASRMLDYEMELGFVMRHSTEPGEQLTVNDFDDAVFGAVLVIDWSARDLQGNEAKPLGPFHSKAFATQVGHWIVPLEVLARCSEPADDLRPKGRRPAKGNIYDIRFEAMLKSRKGQSAVAGSANLKDMGWTPAEMMAHLTQSGAPVRSGDLFATGTISGPGRDETGCLLERFAEGTAPLMVGDEQRHYLADGDKLSVTAHMQKDGQSIAFDTLHGSIAASQTHREPSR